One Hemibagrus wyckioides isolate EC202008001 linkage group LG07, SWU_Hwy_1.0, whole genome shotgun sequence DNA segment encodes these proteins:
- the tmem179ba gene encoding transmembrane protein 179B, with protein MALPRLLLLLLELALNACCFICGIITAASVTLTQGDFSGKCLLYGSVRLNNSEIDVSWSSAPSLCYFVSGISVCVAVFCFSTTLYWVYSFCVDGEVKRERIWMTFSLLVSGVFLFFLLVTGCILKVGRDKFCESVIKTVPNISRCDGAQSQKWKSPLIGSSFYTKLLNAETAVWVNFFIWIIVVVLVVVQRRRGAENTRLEDPGASPSETEPFFKRPGQPN; from the exons ATGGCGCTGCCGcggctgctgctgttgctgctggaGCTCGCGCTTAACGCCTGTTGCTTCATCTGTGGAATTATCACCGCCGCTTCCGTCACTCTCACCCag GGGGATTTTTCAGGGAAGTGTTTGCTGTATGGGTCTGTGCGCTTAAACAACTCAGAAATCGACGTGAGCTGGTCCAGCGCTCCTTCTCTCTGTTACTTTGTGTCaggcatctctgtgtgtgtggctgtcttctgcttctccaCCACCCTCTACTGGGTGTACTCGTTCTGTGTGGATGGAGAGGTCAAAAG AGAGAGAATATGGATGACTTTCTCACTGCTTGTAAGTGgagtcttcctcttcttcctcctggTGACGGGATGCATCCTGAAAGTGGGCCGAGACAAATTTTGCGAATCCGTGATCAAAACGGTGCCCAATATATCCAG gtgtGATGGAGCACAGAGCCAGAAATGGAAAAGCCCTTTGATTGGGTCTAGTTTCTACACCAAACTACTTAATGCTGAG ACGGCAGTATGGGTGAATTTCTTCATCTGGATAATAGTAGTTGTTCTGGTTGTGGTCCAGCGTAGAAGGGGCGCTGAGAACACTCGGCTAGAGGACCCCGGAGCCAGTCCTTCTGAAACAGAACCCTTCTTCAAACGGCCAGGACAGcccaactga